A region of Myxococcus stipitatus DSM 14675 DNA encodes the following proteins:
- a CDS encoding bifunctional metallophosphatase/5'-nucleotidase, translating to MRRLLLGLLCALATASCMPVVEGQDYHLEGQEVRLTLLHTSDIHSRLIPYDFAPLKTDQDLGLVPEAGPFGGATRMAALLKRERERGERVMHLDSGDCFQGAPIFNLNNGEVEFRFLSASRLDAAVVGNHEFDAGALNFTQQAKQHATFPLLAANYNWNDWRQNGSNETALETSPYTIRNIKGVRVGVIGMANISSLNSIVEGGNSMQVTPLEQNEVVRAYVALLRPVTDLIVIVSHLGLTEDQDVIQGYEAYYEYGRARSFIRRESNPWQVLEWFGPEGHEKSVVRVHIPGVSGVDVVMGGHLHVVLNPPQLISDPSGRKVVLAHSGAFSKYVGRLDLVVKMPDVLGSGEGGEVISQDYRVFPIDALWCDDAMRRFRYDPNIFWEDGQFIQIPAVRAAIDKCREQEDRFTTHMLQPYIIGMDMKLQLTNIFAYAPTDVTRRNNSTGGDSPLGNIAADSMRKRRRVDAQMALTNSLGIRDNLYSGVISQESMFNVFPFENTINIMYISGKEMQEMFDFVAERSAERGCVSQAQISGARFTMDCAQVQINDLRVECDISMAGADCPTDNREGHAPWQCLQDESSSSTKGRCYAHPGTDIQIGDEPLNPFGTYRVAVNDYIAKGGSGFNVLKRNTTRQETGISLRDSLIGYMQDFCTCDDINAGFATRGNKPDGQRCGAFIGGRWVVNERLVASCREMQDYENELAARVGSCSCGDLARNGFDASKCGAPEITNADQARAACIAAKPVGDCTCAGLAAKGYDPAGCNAPGVDDTAKAKAACTPSPGPFTGRCDCRDILSGTNPVCGTVTQQLRNFCSNPTAMPIADAVEDGRIGRRVK from the coding sequence ATGCGTCGCCTCCTGCTCGGCCTTCTATGTGCCCTGGCCACTGCTTCATGCATGCCTGTGGTGGAGGGCCAGGACTACCACCTCGAGGGGCAGGAGGTGCGGCTGACGCTCCTTCATACCTCGGACATCCACTCCCGCCTCATCCCCTATGACTTCGCTCCGTTGAAGACGGACCAGGACCTGGGCCTCGTGCCCGAGGCCGGTCCCTTCGGTGGAGCCACTCGCATGGCCGCGCTGCTCAAGCGCGAGCGCGAGCGGGGGGAGCGAGTGATGCACCTGGACTCTGGAGACTGCTTCCAGGGTGCCCCCATCTTCAACCTCAACAACGGCGAGGTGGAGTTCCGCTTCCTCTCCGCCTCCCGCCTGGACGCCGCCGTCGTGGGCAACCACGAGTTCGACGCGGGCGCGCTGAACTTCACCCAGCAGGCCAAGCAGCACGCGACCTTCCCCCTGCTGGCCGCCAACTACAACTGGAACGACTGGCGGCAGAACGGCAGCAACGAGACCGCGCTGGAGACCTCGCCGTACACCATCCGCAACATCAAGGGCGTGCGGGTGGGTGTCATCGGCATGGCCAACATCTCCTCCCTCAACTCCATCGTCGAGGGTGGCAACAGCATGCAGGTCACCCCGCTGGAGCAGAACGAGGTGGTCCGCGCGTACGTGGCGCTGCTGCGCCCGGTGACGGACCTCATCGTCATCGTCAGCCACCTGGGCCTCACCGAGGACCAGGACGTCATCCAGGGCTATGAGGCCTATTACGAGTACGGCCGCGCCCGCAGCTTCATCCGCCGCGAGAGCAACCCGTGGCAGGTGCTGGAGTGGTTCGGTCCCGAAGGCCACGAGAAGTCCGTCGTGCGCGTGCACATCCCGGGCGTCAGCGGCGTCGACGTGGTGATGGGCGGCCACCTGCACGTGGTGCTCAACCCGCCGCAGCTCATCTCCGACCCGAGCGGCCGCAAGGTGGTGCTCGCGCACTCCGGCGCCTTCTCCAAGTACGTGGGCCGGCTGGACCTGGTCGTGAAGATGCCGGACGTGCTCGGCTCCGGTGAGGGCGGCGAGGTCATCAGCCAGGACTACCGCGTGTTCCCCATCGACGCGCTCTGGTGCGACGACGCCATGCGCCGCTTCCGCTACGACCCGAACATCTTCTGGGAGGACGGCCAGTTCATCCAGATTCCCGCCGTTCGCGCCGCCATCGACAAGTGCCGCGAGCAGGAGGACCGGTTCACCACGCACATGCTCCAGCCCTACATCATCGGCATGGACATGAAGCTGCAGCTCACCAACATCTTCGCGTACGCGCCCACGGATGTGACCCGCCGCAACAACTCGACGGGCGGTGACTCGCCGCTGGGCAACATCGCGGCGGACTCCATGCGCAAGCGCCGCCGGGTGGACGCGCAGATGGCGCTCACCAACTCGCTGGGCATCCGCGACAACCTCTACTCCGGCGTCATCTCCCAGGAGTCGATGTTCAACGTGTTCCCGTTCGAGAACACCATCAACATCATGTACATCTCCGGCAAGGAGATGCAGGAGATGTTCGACTTCGTGGCCGAGCGCTCCGCCGAGCGCGGCTGCGTGAGCCAGGCGCAGATCTCCGGCGCGCGGTTCACCATGGACTGCGCCCAGGTGCAGATCAACGACCTGCGCGTCGAGTGCGACATCTCGATGGCGGGCGCGGACTGCCCCACCGACAACCGCGAGGGCCACGCGCCCTGGCAGTGCCTCCAGGACGAGAGCAGCTCCTCCACCAAGGGCCGCTGCTACGCGCACCCCGGCACGGACATCCAGATTGGCGACGAGCCGCTCAACCCGTTCGGCACGTACCGCGTCGCGGTGAACGACTACATCGCGAAGGGTGGCTCGGGCTTCAACGTCCTCAAGCGCAACACCACGCGCCAGGAGACGGGCATCTCCCTGCGCGACTCGCTCATCGGCTACATGCAGGACTTCTGCACCTGCGACGACATCAACGCGGGCTTCGCCACGCGCGGCAACAAGCCGGATGGCCAGCGCTGCGGCGCCTTCATCGGGGGCCGCTGGGTGGTGAACGAGCGCCTGGTCGCGTCCTGCCGTGAGATGCAGGACTACGAGAATGAGCTGGCGGCGCGCGTGGGCTCCTGCTCCTGCGGCGACCTGGCGCGCAACGGCTTCGATGCGTCCAAGTGCGGCGCGCCGGAGATCACCAACGCCGACCAGGCCCGCGCGGCCTGCATCGCGGCCAAGCCGGTGGGCGACTGCACGTGCGCCGGGCTGGCGGCCAAGGGCTACGACCCGGCCGGCTGCAACGCGCCGGGCGTCGACGACACCGCGAAGGCCAAGGCCGCGTGCACGCCCTCCCCGGGCCCGTTCACCGGCCGCTGTGACTGCCGCGACATCCTGAGCGGAACCAATCCCGTGTGCGGAACGGTGACGCAGCAGCTGCGGAATTTCTGCTCGAACCCGACGGCGATGCCCATCGCCGACGCCGTGGAAGACGGCCGCATTGGCCGGAGGGTGAAGTAA
- a CDS encoding NUDIX hydrolase, protein MRQSHSSVTDIEIIEDFSSSARCDEGFLRVKRLRCRNRRADGSSSPVYRVDVVDRPRLDAVSVLVYRRGAAGLEVLTRMNLRPAAFFRKDQRDAMTVPDPAAGYLRVEEIVAGLLEPEDKGEEGLRRRAAEEVREEAGYGVRPEDIQLLGGAFFLAPGILSEKVFPAAVDVTGVTQEEPEGDGSPLEEGTLLHWRPFQEVLEACRRGDIPDAKTEVSLTRLLARMG, encoded by the coding sequence ATGCGGCAAAGCCATTCCAGTGTGACTGACATCGAGATCATCGAGGATTTCTCGTCTTCAGCCCGTTGCGACGAGGGGTTCCTCCGAGTCAAACGCCTGCGGTGTCGCAACCGACGCGCGGATGGTTCGTCTTCACCCGTCTACAGGGTGGATGTGGTGGACCGGCCCCGGCTGGATGCGGTGTCGGTGCTCGTCTATCGACGCGGTGCGGCGGGGCTCGAGGTCCTGACGCGGATGAACCTGAGGCCCGCGGCCTTCTTCCGGAAGGACCAGCGCGACGCGATGACGGTGCCGGACCCGGCGGCGGGCTACCTGCGGGTGGAGGAGATTGTCGCGGGGCTCCTGGAGCCGGAGGACAAGGGGGAGGAAGGGCTTCGCCGGCGCGCGGCGGAGGAGGTGCGGGAGGAGGCGGGCTATGGCGTGAGGCCGGAGGACATCCAGCTGTTGGGGGGCGCGTTCTTCCTGGCGCCGGGCATCCTCTCCGAGAAGGTGTTCCCCGCCGCGGTGGACGTCACGGGCGTGACGCAGGAGGAGCCGGAGGGGGACGGGTCGCCGCTGGAGGAGGGGACGCTCTTGCACTGGCGGCCGTTCCAGGAGGTGCTGGAGGCGTGCAGGCGAGGGGACATCCCGGATGCGAAGACGGAGGTGTCGCTCACGAGGTTGCTTGCCCGGATGGGGTGA
- a CDS encoding MFS transporter: protein MSSLPPWLANLLPIVILLGAISLVLARLPKVELGHTDAFRRRRFFNWFPLGMTYAFLYMGRYNVNEATSAMKGHTSNADFGTIFFWGTLVYGFAFLINGPLTDKLGGRKTILLAAAGSSVANVLMGTVVYKVLTQGWQPPGGIVGSLSFLYAVNMYFQSFGAVSIVKVNAAWFHVRERGQLGGVFGILISLGVYFAYDWSRVIAKAAPTYWVFFVPAVVLAAFVVLDFFVIRDTPSHTGHPDFDTQDASSGEQGKSLGVGEVLWKMLTNRAIIIIMLVEFCSGFMRNAIMQWYPKFARATGIGETFVASNWGMLLCVAGITGGMFAGVISDRVFDSRRGPVSAVLYAGMSLGAVAALFLLESPALGWTVIFMSLCVIGVHGMLSGTASMDFGGKKNAGLAVGIIDGAVYAGTALQSLLLGRILPAGDVAKDPGNWGNWPLAMLPLSFGGLLLATRVWNARPQPKAGTAAPAVATAQTVSAPRTGTEG from the coding sequence ATGTCGTCGCTGCCCCCGTGGCTGGCCAACCTGTTGCCCATCGTCATCCTGCTGGGAGCCATCTCGCTCGTGCTCGCGAGGCTCCCCAAGGTGGAGCTGGGCCATACGGATGCCTTCCGCCGACGCCGCTTCTTCAACTGGTTCCCGTTGGGGATGACGTACGCGTTCCTCTACATGGGGCGCTACAACGTCAACGAAGCCACCAGCGCGATGAAGGGCCACACGTCCAACGCGGACTTCGGCACCATCTTCTTCTGGGGCACGTTGGTCTACGGCTTCGCGTTCCTCATCAACGGCCCGCTGACGGACAAGCTGGGGGGCCGCAAGACGATTCTCCTGGCCGCCGCGGGCTCGTCGGTGGCGAACGTGCTGATGGGCACCGTCGTCTACAAGGTGCTCACGCAGGGCTGGCAGCCGCCCGGTGGCATCGTGGGCTCGCTGTCGTTCCTCTACGCCGTCAACATGTACTTCCAGAGCTTCGGCGCGGTCTCCATCGTCAAGGTGAACGCGGCCTGGTTCCACGTGCGCGAGCGCGGCCAGCTGGGCGGCGTCTTCGGCATCCTCATCTCGTTGGGCGTGTACTTCGCCTACGACTGGAGCCGCGTCATCGCCAAGGCGGCGCCCACGTACTGGGTGTTCTTCGTGCCGGCGGTCGTCCTCGCGGCCTTCGTGGTGCTGGACTTCTTCGTCATCCGCGACACGCCGAGCCACACGGGGCACCCGGACTTCGACACGCAGGATGCCTCCAGCGGTGAGCAGGGCAAGAGCCTGGGGGTGGGCGAGGTCCTCTGGAAGATGCTGACCAACCGGGCCATCATCATCATCATGCTGGTGGAGTTCTGCAGCGGCTTCATGCGCAACGCCATCATGCAGTGGTACCCCAAGTTCGCCCGCGCGACGGGCATCGGCGAGACCTTCGTCGCGTCCAACTGGGGCATGCTCCTGTGTGTCGCGGGCATCACGGGCGGCATGTTCGCCGGCGTCATCAGCGACCGCGTGTTCGACTCGCGCCGCGGGCCTGTCTCCGCGGTGCTCTACGCGGGCATGAGCCTGGGCGCCGTGGCCGCGCTGTTCCTGCTCGAGAGCCCCGCGCTGGGGTGGACCGTCATCTTCATGTCGCTGTGTGTGATTGGCGTGCACGGCATGCTGTCCGGCACGGCCAGCATGGACTTCGGCGGCAAGAAGAACGCGGGCCTCGCGGTGGGCATCATCGACGGCGCCGTGTACGCGGGCACCGCGCTCCAGTCGCTGCTGCTCGGGCGCATCCTGCCCGCGGGCGACGTCGCCAAGGACCCGGGCAACTGGGGCAACTGGCCGCTCGCCATGCTGCCGCTGTCGTTCGGTGGATTGTTGCTGGCCACCCGCGTGTGGAATGCCCGCCCGCAGCCGAAGGCCGGCACCGCCGCGCCAGCGGTTGCCACCGCGCAGACAGTTTCAGCTCCTAGGACTGGTACCGAGGGCTGA
- the pdhA gene encoding pyruvate dehydrogenase (acetyl-transferring) E1 component subunit alpha — protein sequence MASPYSKDLLLTMYRKMYLIRRFEERAGQQYTLGKIAGFCHLYIGQEAVAVGPVEAIRQDDYMLSAYRDHGQPLARGSDAGMVMAELFGRGTGYSKGKGGSMHIFDIEHHFYGGYGIVGGQIPLAAGMAFASRYRNEDRVTVCYFGDAAANQGALHETFNMASKWKLPVIYICENNRYGMGTAIARTAAVPEIYKRAAAYDMRGEPVDGMDALKMYEAVKDAAAWCRAGKGPVLLEANTYRFRGHSMADPANYRTKQEVEDERKNDPIPKLREYTLAQGLAVAADFERIDEEVKAQVDAAVKFADESPEPSVEELWRDTIVEPGEADVRPRERVLGMKVTNWPSYPTGQELKVTWDLEPREQAEAADKKAGLIR from the coding sequence GTGGCCAGCCCGTACTCGAAGGACCTGCTGTTGACGATGTACCGGAAGATGTACCTCATCCGCCGTTTCGAGGAGCGCGCGGGTCAGCAGTACACGCTGGGGAAGATTGCCGGCTTCTGTCACCTGTACATCGGGCAGGAGGCGGTGGCTGTGGGTCCGGTGGAGGCCATCCGCCAGGACGACTACATGCTCAGCGCGTACCGCGACCATGGCCAGCCCCTGGCGCGTGGCAGTGACGCGGGCATGGTGATGGCGGAGCTGTTCGGCCGCGGCACCGGCTACAGCAAGGGCAAGGGCGGCTCGATGCACATCTTCGACATCGAGCACCACTTCTACGGCGGCTACGGCATCGTCGGCGGGCAGATTCCGCTGGCGGCCGGCATGGCCTTCGCCAGCCGCTATCGCAACGAGGACCGCGTCACGGTCTGCTACTTCGGCGACGCGGCGGCCAACCAGGGCGCGCTGCACGAGACGTTCAACATGGCGTCGAAGTGGAAGCTGCCGGTCATCTACATCTGCGAGAACAACCGCTACGGCATGGGTACCGCCATCGCCCGCACGGCCGCGGTGCCGGAAATCTACAAGCGCGCCGCCGCCTACGACATGCGGGGCGAGCCGGTGGACGGCATGGACGCGCTGAAGATGTACGAGGCCGTGAAGGACGCGGCCGCGTGGTGCCGCGCGGGCAAGGGCCCGGTGCTGCTGGAGGCGAACACGTACCGCTTCCGCGGCCACTCCATGGCGGACCCGGCCAACTACCGCACCAAGCAGGAGGTGGAGGACGAGCGCAAGAACGACCCCATCCCCAAGCTGCGCGAGTACACCCTGGCGCAGGGCCTGGCGGTGGCGGCGGACTTCGAGCGCATCGACGAAGAGGTGAAGGCGCAGGTGGACGCCGCGGTGAAGTTCGCGGACGAGTCCCCGGAGCCGAGCGTGGAGGAGCTGTGGCGAGACACCATCGTCGAGCCGGGTGAGGCCGACGTGCGGCCCCGTGAGCGGGTCCTGGGCATGAAGGTGACGAACTGGCCGTCGTACCCGACGGGCCAGGAGCTGAAGGTCACCTGGGACCTGGAGCCTCGCGAGCAGGCGGAAGCCGCGGACAAGAAGGCGGGCCTGATCCGCTGA
- a CDS encoding pyruvate dehydrogenase complex dihydrolipoamide acetyltransferase — protein sequence MAIPIQMPSLSPTMTEGKIVKWLKKVGDKVSSGEALAEVETDKSNLEIEAYDDGYVLQILVEANQTAAVGAPIAYIGKQGEKVAGGGAAPAPQAAAAPAPAPKVEAPAPVAAPAASGGGRIAIQMPSLSPTMTEGKIVKWLKKVGDKVSSGEALAEVETDKSNLEIEAYDDGTLAEIVVGANQSAPVGSPIAYIAAKGGKAAAAAAAPAPVARPAEVAAAPKPQATPAPAPVAPAQAEGRRVRASPLAKKIARDRGVDITRVQGSGPSGRVVKRDIEEALARGVTAPAPSAPTAPVARKAPAAVAARAESRTEPLTSMRKVIAQRMTEVKPGVPHFYLTIEVEMDAAVKVREEAKALDLKVSVNDLVVKAVAMAVKRYPKINVSLQGDQVVHHGSVDVGVAVALEQGLITPVVRDADQKGLQAISTEVRELAERARKRALKPDEYTGGSITVSNLGMYGIDQFVAIINPPQASILAVGAVSDKVVVRDGQMVIRKMMTATLSCDHRIIDGAIGAEFMRELRGLLEHPTRLLF from the coding sequence ATGGCCATTCCCATTCAGATGCCGAGCCTCTCCCCGACGATGACGGAGGGGAAGATCGTCAAGTGGCTGAAGAAGGTGGGGGACAAGGTCTCCTCCGGTGAGGCGCTCGCCGAGGTGGAGACGGACAAGTCCAACCTCGAGATCGAGGCCTACGACGACGGCTACGTGCTGCAGATCCTCGTCGAGGCGAACCAGACGGCGGCTGTCGGCGCGCCCATCGCGTACATCGGCAAGCAGGGAGAGAAGGTCGCGGGTGGTGGCGCGGCCCCGGCTCCCCAGGCGGCTGCTGCCCCGGCGCCCGCGCCGAAGGTGGAGGCTCCTGCTCCGGTCGCCGCTCCCGCGGCTTCGGGGGGCGGCCGCATCGCCATCCAGATGCCGAGCCTCTCCCCGACGATGACGGAGGGGAAGATCGTCAAGTGGCTGAAGAAGGTGGGGGACAAGGTCTCCTCCGGTGAGGCGCTCGCCGAGGTGGAGACGGACAAGTCCAACCTCGAGATCGAGGCCTACGACGACGGCACGCTGGCGGAGATCGTCGTGGGCGCGAACCAGTCGGCGCCCGTCGGTTCCCCCATCGCGTACATCGCGGCGAAGGGGGGCAAGGCGGCGGCTGCTGCCGCGGCTCCCGCTCCCGTGGCCAGGCCCGCGGAAGTGGCGGCGGCGCCCAAGCCCCAGGCCACGCCCGCTCCGGCTCCGGTGGCCCCGGCGCAGGCGGAGGGCCGCCGGGTGCGCGCCAGTCCGCTCGCGAAGAAGATCGCCCGCGACCGTGGCGTGGACATCACGCGCGTGCAGGGCTCGGGTCCGTCGGGTCGCGTGGTGAAGCGCGACATCGAAGAGGCCCTGGCTCGGGGCGTGACGGCTCCGGCTCCCTCGGCGCCCACGGCTCCGGTGGCGCGCAAGGCTCCGGCCGCGGTGGCTGCACGCGCCGAGTCTCGGACCGAGCCGCTGACGTCCATGCGCAAGGTGATTGCGCAGCGGATGACGGAGGTGAAGCCCGGCGTGCCGCACTTCTATCTCACCATCGAGGTGGAGATGGACGCGGCCGTGAAGGTGCGCGAGGAGGCGAAGGCGCTGGACCTCAAGGTCTCCGTCAACGACCTCGTCGTGAAGGCCGTGGCGATGGCGGTGAAGCGCTATCCGAAAATCAACGTCTCGCTCCAGGGGGACCAGGTGGTCCACCATGGCTCGGTGGACGTCGGTGTGGCGGTCGCGTTGGAGCAGGGGCTCATCACGCCCGTGGTTCGGGACGCGGACCAGAAGGGGCTCCAGGCCATCTCCACGGAGGTGCGTGAGTTGGCCGAGCGTGCCCGCAAGCGCGCCCTCAAGCCCGACGAGTACACGGGCGGCTCCATCACCGTGAGCAACCTGGGCATGTACGGCATCGACCAGTTCGTCGCCATCATCAACCCGCCGCAGGCGTCCATCCTCGCGGTGGGCGCGGTGAGCGACAAGGTGGTGGTGCGCGACGGGCAGATGGTGATTCGCAAGATGATGACGGCGACGTTGTCGTGCGACCACCGCATCATCGACGGTGCCATCGGCGCCGAGTTCATGCGGGAGCTGCGCGGCCTCTTGGAGCACCCCACGCGGCTGCTCTTCTAG
- a CDS encoding DUF2795 domain-containing protein, whose protein sequence is MTRERLVQGVSELEARVGPPLPLTQSLQKALLGAVFPLTAEELTWVARENEAPSSVLSLLGSLPQGRFSSMDAVTSALEQDASRPDPLPPTPSLPSSR, encoded by the coding sequence ATGACACGCGAACGGCTTGTCCAGGGTGTGTCGGAGTTGGAGGCGCGGGTGGGCCCGCCGCTGCCTCTCACGCAGTCGCTGCAAAAGGCCCTGCTCGGAGCGGTGTTCCCCCTCACCGCGGAAGAGCTCACCTGGGTGGCTCGGGAGAACGAGGCGCCGTCCTCCGTCCTCTCCTTGTTGGGAAGCCTGCCGCAGGGACGTTTCTCCTCGATGGACGCGGTGACTTCGGCGTTGGAGCAGGATGCCTCCCGCCCGGACCCGCTCCCCCCCACACCCTCCCTCCCGTCCTCCCGCTGA
- a CDS encoding sensor histidine kinase, producing MNPSELPAVLYVDDDALNLRVFDANFGQRFRIFRSASPSEALTLLEQRKGEIGVILSDQRMPGMTGVELLERARSIAPDAKRMLVTAYADMQAVIDAVNRGQVTRYFVKPWDRSELQAALDDALKIARLELRIREVEGRMMKSERLATLGQVTAGIAHELMGPVGYLSQNVASLQRDLTSVIQYVSRHLSTDPNPSVAETVEDLPALIKDLADGAEHLRQVALGLRAQARGEDMEATADVAEVVSFAVKLARAEVRDRARLTSNGEPVRVVFGPVKLCQVLLNLVVNAAQAMGGTGRQGRIEVRWAVRPEDVVLTVADNGCGIPMDLQERVFQPLFTTKPVGIGTGLGLSICRELVTQAGGSLRLSSTPGEGTDIEITLRRAPLP from the coding sequence ATGAACCCGTCTGAACTGCCCGCGGTGCTGTACGTCGACGATGACGCCCTCAACCTGCGGGTCTTCGACGCGAACTTCGGACAGCGCTTCCGCATCTTCCGCAGCGCGTCTCCCAGCGAAGCGCTGACGCTGCTCGAGCAGCGCAAGGGCGAGATTGGCGTCATCCTCTCCGACCAGCGCATGCCGGGGATGACGGGCGTGGAGCTCTTGGAGCGCGCGCGCTCGATTGCGCCCGACGCCAAGCGCATGCTCGTCACGGCCTACGCGGACATGCAGGCCGTCATCGACGCGGTGAACCGCGGACAGGTGACGCGCTACTTCGTCAAGCCGTGGGACCGCTCGGAGCTGCAGGCCGCGCTGGATGATGCGCTCAAGATCGCGCGCCTGGAGCTGCGCATCCGCGAGGTGGAAGGGCGGATGATGAAGTCGGAGCGCCTGGCCACGCTGGGGCAGGTGACCGCGGGCATCGCTCACGAGCTGATGGGCCCGGTGGGCTACCTCTCGCAGAACGTGGCCTCGCTCCAGCGCGACCTCACGAGCGTCATCCAGTACGTGTCGAGGCACCTGTCCACGGACCCGAACCCGTCGGTGGCGGAGACGGTGGAGGACCTGCCCGCGCTCATCAAGGACCTGGCGGATGGCGCCGAGCACCTGCGGCAGGTCGCCCTGGGGCTGCGCGCACAGGCGCGAGGCGAGGACATGGAGGCCACCGCGGACGTGGCCGAAGTGGTGTCCTTCGCGGTGAAGCTGGCGCGCGCGGAGGTGAGAGACCGTGCTCGGCTGACGAGCAACGGCGAGCCCGTGCGAGTCGTCTTCGGTCCCGTGAAGCTGTGCCAGGTGCTGCTCAACCTCGTGGTCAACGCGGCGCAGGCCATGGGGGGCACCGGGCGTCAGGGGCGCATCGAGGTGCGCTGGGCCGTGCGGCCGGAAGACGTGGTGCTGACGGTGGCGGACAACGGCTGCGGCATCCCCATGGACCTGCAGGAGCGCGTCTTCCAGCCGCTGTTCACCACGAAGCCCGTGGGCATCGGCACGGGCCTGGGCCTGTCCATCTGCCGCGAGCTGGTGACTCAGGCGGGCGGCAGCCTGCGACTGTCCTCCACGCCGGGCGAGGGGACGGACATCGAAATCACCCTCCGGCGAGCCCCGCTCCCCTGA
- a CDS encoding response regulator, which yields MDLPFETGESGGEEGGTLASTVLVVDDEPVVLDICARLLERESDLVVLVAESAEEALPLLREQRIDVLVTDKNLPGMGGVELVAQARGLQPSLEALMITAYASSESVIAAFAAGASDYILKPFDDLRVLRAKVRAALERRTAGSRVREQAREVAREASALLSAGQDAPEPAHEALEVELRAYEESSRAVQQGTVGVVGSADALSALTEAGFEVLELAPYAPELERVDVVVVETGDPQWRTLAERLQSRPPDVLLLASPQADLGDLLEAITLRMDLVGFGSSQGASVLPEKVRMLLLRRGVQRALDRLAAALTAFRQSIRARSA from the coding sequence ATGGATCTCCCGTTCGAGACCGGTGAGAGCGGCGGTGAGGAGGGGGGGACGCTCGCCTCGACGGTGCTGGTGGTGGACGACGAGCCCGTCGTTCTGGACATCTGCGCGCGGCTGCTGGAGCGCGAGTCGGACCTGGTGGTGCTGGTGGCGGAGAGCGCGGAGGAAGCGCTGCCTCTCCTGCGCGAGCAACGCATCGACGTGCTGGTGACGGACAAGAACCTCCCAGGAATGGGAGGGGTGGAGCTCGTCGCCCAGGCGCGCGGGCTGCAACCTTCACTCGAAGCGCTGATGATCACGGCCTACGCGAGCAGCGAGTCCGTCATCGCCGCCTTCGCCGCGGGCGCGAGCGACTACATCCTCAAGCCGTTCGACGACTTGCGAGTGCTGCGCGCCAAGGTGCGGGCGGCGCTGGAGCGGCGCACCGCTGGCAGCCGCGTGCGAGAGCAGGCGAGGGAAGTGGCGCGCGAGGCCTCCGCGCTCCTCTCCGCCGGGCAGGATGCGCCAGAGCCCGCCCATGAAGCACTCGAAGTGGAACTCCGAGCCTACGAAGAGTCTTCGCGCGCGGTGCAGCAGGGCACCGTGGGTGTGGTGGGCAGCGCCGATGCGCTCTCCGCGCTGACGGAGGCGGGATTCGAGGTGCTGGAGCTGGCCCCGTATGCGCCGGAGCTGGAGCGCGTGGACGTCGTCGTCGTGGAGACGGGCGACCCGCAGTGGCGCACGCTGGCGGAGCGTCTTCAGAGCCGGCCGCCGGATGTGCTGTTGCTCGCCAGCCCCCAGGCGGACCTGGGCGACTTGCTGGAGGCCATCACCTTGCGCATGGACCTGGTGGGCTTCGGCTCCTCACAGGGCGCGAGCGTCCTCCCGGAGAAGGTGCGGATGCTGTTGCTGAGGCGAGGCGTCCAGCGAGCGTTGGACCGGCTTGCCGCCGCGCTCACCGCGTTTCGTCAGAGCATCCGCGCGCGCTCAGCCTGA